From the genome of Treponema denticola:
CTGTCTCGTGATAAGCTATTACTTTTCTTTCTTCTTCACGGATTACGCGGGATTTTTTCTGTAAACCTATCATAGCTTTTTCTACAGCTTCATCCAAGTCGGTCATTACAACTTTTTTTCGCTTGCCTCTAACAGCCAAAAGAGCGGCCTCATTGATAATATTTGCCAGGTCGGCGCCCGAACATCCGGCAGTAATACGAGCTATTGAAGCTAAATCGGCATCTGAATCAAGTTTTACACTTTCCGCGTGGAGTTTTAAAATCTGCTCTCTGCCTTTTAAATCGGGGCGGTCAACTACAACCTGTCTGTCAAATCTTCCGGGGCGTAATAGAGCGGGATCCAAAACATCAGGCCTGTTTGTTGCAGCTAACAGTATTAGTCCTGTTTTATTGTCAAAGCCGTCCATCTCTACCAAAAGCTGGTTTAGGGTCTGCTCCCTTTCATCGTTTGAACTGTAAGAATTATGACGCGATTTTCCTATTGCATCCAATTCATCTATAAAGATAATACATGGGGCTTTTTCTCTGGCCTGTCTAAATAAGTCTCTAACTCTGGAAGCTCCTACTCCTACAAACATCTCTACAAAATCAGAACCGCTTATCCTAAAAAACGGAACACCGGCTTCACCGGCTACGGCTCTTGCAAGCAGGGTCTTACCTGTTCCCGGAGGTCCGACCAATAGAACGCCTCTTGGAATTTTTCCTCCAATTTCGGTATACTTTTGAGGATATTTTAAGAAGTCGACAACCTCCATAAGCTCCTCTTTGGCTTCATCAACGCCTGCAACATCCTTAAAGCGGGTCTCGACTTTTCCCTCATCTATTGCAGCACTTCTAGTCTGCCCGGGAGAAAAAAAGCTACCTCCCAGTCCTCCCATACTTCTAGTCATGCGTTTCATAATTGCACGCCATATAATAAAAATTATTCCAAAAGGAATGACCCATTGCAAGAGCACTTCCATAAAATAACCGCGCTCCTTGGGCTTAACATTATATACAACATGGTGTTCATCTAAAAGGTTTATAAATTCCGAGGTATATATGCCTACTGTAGTATATTCGTTTGTATTTTTCTGCACGGATAAAAAAGAAAATACGGAAGAGCTTGATTCATTTTCATCTTGGATGCTTGTATAACCCGTAAAATAAACAGGGCCTAACACAACCTTTTTTATCTGGCCTGAGGTAATTCGGTCTTTGAATTCCGAAAAAGGAATCAAGGCTGAACTATTGAGAATCATTAATTGATTAACTAAAACAAAAAGAACAATTACAAGCGGCGCTAAAAGCCATAAAGAAAAGAAAGGTTTTTTTGGGGACTTTTTATTATCCCCGTCAGAGTCCGGCTCGAAATTAAAAAAATTAAACGGATCATTTTGGTTTTTATCGTCGTTATTTTTACTCATACATTCTCCATTATATTTTACTATAATACACAAAAAATAATAAAAAGTCGATAGGAAATCAAGAAATAAATTTTATACTAAGGTAAATATAGTTTTTCTAAGCCTTGCACCTAAGGCTAAAAAAATGTATAATAAGCCCCTTAATAAACTTGACATTATCTATAACAGTTAGGAGGTTTTGTAACTATGCAAGTTAAAGTCAGATATGCTCCCTCTCCCACCGGCTTTCAGCACATAGGCGGAGTCCGTACAGCCTTGTTTAATTATCTTTTTGCCCGCTCAAAAGGCGGAAAATTCGTTTTACGCATTGAAGATACCGACAGAACAAGATACAGCGAAGAATATGAACAGAACCTTTATGATACCCTTGAATGGCTCGGCCTTGAATGGGATGAAGGCGGACCAAAGGGAGGCCCCTGTGCACCCTACATTCAGTCTCAAAGGTTCGATATTTACCGAAAATATGCCCAAGAGCTTGTCGATAAGGGCTTTGCTTACTATTGCTTTTGCGATTCGGAAAGGCTCGACAGAATCCGAAAAATTCAAACAATGAACAAGATGCCTCCGGGCTATGACAGGGCTTGCCGCAATTTAACCGATGAAGAAATTAAGGCTAAAATGGACGAAGGCGTTCCCTATGTTATCCGCTTAAAGGTTCCGCTTGAAGGCAGCACCAAATTTACAGATGCCCTTTTAGGCGATATTGAATGGAAAAATGAAGATATAAACCCCGACCAAATCCTTTTAAAAAGCGACGGGTTCCCGACATATCACTTGGCAAACATCGTAGATGACCACCTCATGGGCATAACCCACGTTATGCGTGCCCAAGAATGGCTCCCATCTACCCCCATGCATGTTATAATGTACAAGGCCTTCGGCTGGGAACCGCCCCAATTTTGCCACTTGCCCATGGTTATGGGAAATGACGGACAAAAGCTTTCAAAACGGCACGGAGCCACCAGCTGCAACGAATTCAGAAACAAGGGCTATCTAAAAGAAGCTATTATCAATTATGTCGCTATGCTGGGCTGCTCTTATGAAGACGGCCGTGATATGTACAGCCTTTTAGACTTGGAAAAACTCTTTGATATTAAGCACTTAAACAAGGCCCCGGCCGTATTCGACTATAAAAAGCTGGAGTGGTTTAACGGTCAGTATATGCGGGAAAAAACCGATGAAGAACTCTTTGCTCTTACATGGCCCTATATTGCAAATTCAGGCCTTTTCGGAAAGATAAATGAAGAAGATCTGAAAAAAGCCGGATGCCGTTTTGAAAATCAAACCTATTTAAAACCCTCTCAAGAACAAAAAGAAGTTTTAATGAAGGTAATGCCTTTGGTAAAAGAGAGACTTCACCTTTTAAGCGAAATAACCGAAATGGTTCGCTTTCTCTTTGAAGAACCGGCAGTTCCTCCGGCAGAAGAAATAATACCGAAAAAACTTGATGCCAAAACTACAAAAAAAGTTCTCCAAAAGGCAATCGAAGTAATGCCTAAAATTGTAGGCCTTGACGACCATGCTGGCGGAGAAGTCTTTAGGGCGGAAGCCGATGCTATGGGTATTAAGATGGGAGACTTTATGATGCCTGTCCGAATGACCGTTACCGGCAGCAGAATAAGCCCTCCCCTTGTAGGCTCAATCCAAATTTTAGGGATAGAAAAAGCTGTTAAGCGCATCGAAAAAGCCATAGCGGAAAGGTTTTAAATTTTAATATCAAAAGGCTGAGGTATTTACAAAAGTCTTTTCTTATTATATAATAAGTTGTCGGTTGTGTGCTAAATAATTTGACTAAAAGAGCCGATAAATTATCGGAGAATTCCGATAATTATTAAAAATTAAGGTTTTAATAATTTATATTGGTATAATCACAATGCGATTTATAAATTAAAGGGGTTGTGCAGTGTCAAGAACACGAACATATAAAAAAGCAGAAAATAATTTAGTGCGGGCTTTTAGTGATTTTTTTAAAATTTGCTGTAGTGCCGTATCTAAAGGTATAATGAAATTTATTAATGGCGGAAGAAAAAAGCTGACCATAATGGTAGTTCCGCATTCACAAAGAAAAGTTGTAAATTTTCAAGCAAGCATCTTTTCAATTTTTTTTGTTACTGTTTTGCTTGTCGGTATTTTAGCTTCATTTTTTTGGTTTACGACCGAATCCATAGCTTCTGCGCGTAAACTTGCAAACTTAAAAGAAGAAACCAGAAAAACCCAAGCAAGTCTCAATGTTTTAAAAAATGAAACAAATGATTTGTTAAAAAATGCAAAGAATTTTCAATCAACTCTTTCTTCTACCTTAACATCCTTAGGTTTGCAGTCTATCATGGAAACCGGAGCTGAAGCCGATGACTCAAGCGATCTTTCGCTTTTGTTCAATGTGCAAGAGATGGCCCAAGGAACGGCTAGAGAAGTGAGTGAGCTAAAAAAACTCTCGGCCTATTTGCAGGACACAATTCAGCCTGTACAAGAAATGGCTAAGCTTATGGACACTCAAACCGCTCTTTTTTCCGATATTCCCAGCCTATGGCCGATCAAGGGCGGCATAGGGCATATCACAATGGCTTTCGGTCAAAACCGTCATCCTTTTACAGGACAATGGTATATTCATACAGGTATAGACCTTGCTACCGGCCGTTCAGGAGACCCTATAATGGCTACAGCCGACGGACAAGTTATTAACGTAGAAACTGATCCGGGATGGGGAAATTACATTCTTATCAAACATAAACACGGTTTTTTTACAAGGTATGCCCACCTAAGCTCGTTTAGAGTTACAAGAGGTCAGCATGTACAAAAAGGGCAGGTTATAGGCTATGTAGGAAATACCGGTATATCTACCGGACCGCACTTACACTATGAAGTTCATATCGGCTCGGATGTTGTTGACCCGATGAAATATCTAAACATCAAAAATACCGGAAGAAAAAAATAGCTATGGCAGATCTTACTGACGATATTTCCATTAATACGCTTATAGGGCCTGGGAGTTTTGTAAATGGCAGTTTAAGTATTCCCGGCTTTTTGCGGGTAGATGGAGATATAAACGGCGATATAAATACTCCGGGGAAGGTCATCATTGCAGAAAATGCAAGGGTAAGAGGAAATATACACGCTAAATCAATAACCATAGGCGGGATGGTTCAAGGCGATGTTATAGCTCCGGAAAGTGTAGTAGTTTTGTCTACAGGGCTTATCTTAGGCTCAGTTTTAACAAAAAAAATACGGATAGATGATAATGTTTTTTTACACGGCTATTGTTTTGCCGTTGATAATCAAAACGAATTTGAAAAGGCTGAAAAAGAATATAAAAACAGACAGGGACTCGCAGCTTCAGCTCTTGTTCATTCAAGATGAGGTAAGCTTATGGGAAACTCCGTGGATACAAGCAGCTATGTTTCCGCTCTTAATACGGCTGCTCCGCTAATAGCACAGAACTCCCAGCTCCAAAGAAAACAAACCGGTAAACCGGAAGGCCCCAAATCAAAAAAACAAAAAACCTTTTTAGACACTATCTTGGATGCAGGTATTCAGGATTCTGAAGAGCTATATTATGAAAAAAAGCTTCAAGGACTTAGCCCGGAAGAAAGAAAAAAAGCTGTAGACGATATTTTGGCCGTCTTACAGGATGATGTGTATTCAAGCGGCGCTAATTTAGCTGATAATGTAAATACCGAAACAATTAATAAATATAAAAAAGCTGTAAAAAATTTTGTCCGTTTTGCTGTAGCTCACTCTCTTGATGCAAAGGCGGTAACTTCAGGAGGCCTCAACCCTCTAAAACAGCGCAATTATGTAATTGTAAAGATTATTGATGAAAAAATCGAAAATTTAGCAAAAGAGCTTTTGTTTAATCAACTTGAAAAACTTCAAATTTTGGCTAGACTTGACGAGGTAAAAGGACTTTTGGTCGATTTGACTACATAGAGGTATAAGTATGGATTACGATATTAATGAAAATTACGATATTGAGTCTCTTGAAGATAAGGACCAAAAGCCTGTAAAACGGAGTTCAAATCCTGAGGACTTTCCTCATCCGTTATATGAGCTCAGCTTAGATTATTCAAAAGAAAGTTTCTATGCAACAGCTCCTGAGCATGAAGTATTTAAAAGCGGTGATTTTGTTCTTGTTCCTACAAGATATGGAAATGATGTTGCAAGGCTTTGCGGTATAGTAAAAACTCCTATAAATGCCTGTCCTGATGAAGTTGTAACAATTATCAGAAAAATAAATCCTGAAGAAGAAATTCTTTTAAATGAAAATTGTAAAAAAGAAAAAGATGCCGCTAAGATTTTTAAAGAAAAAGTTGTCTTGAATAACTTAGAAATGAAGTTTATAGGCTGTCATTTTTTGTTTGATGAACCTAAGGTTTTATTCTTTTTCAGTGCCGATACAAGGATTGATTTTAGACGATTGGTTAAAGATCTGGTTGCTGTTTTTAAAATTCGCGTAGAATTGAGACAGATCGGTGTAAGAGATGAGTCTCGCATTGTAGGCGGACTGGGTTGCTGCGGACGCCCTTATTGCTGCCATAGTGTAACCGATAAGCTTAAGCCTGTATCGATAAAAATGGCAAAAGAGCAAAATCTCTCCCTTAACTCCTCAAAGATATCCGGACAATGCGGAAGGCTTTTATGCTGTCTTTCATACGAATATGATTGGTATACGGAAGCACGAAAATCCATGCCCCCCGAAGGAGCCCGTTTTTTCTATGACGGTACAACATTTAAGATTACAGAGGTAAACTTATTAACCCATATGGTATCTCTTCTAGGCGAGGACGGACGAATCCTATCTCTCCCTGCTAAGCGTATGGTTAATTCCGGCGGAAAGTGGCAAGTACAATAAATAATTATTTGGAGGTTTCTTTTGAAGCTATCCCAAGGTCTTTTAAATAGGCATAGAGCCTGTCTGCCGTGTGTTTGCTTATTGCATGTTCCATTTCACAGGCATCTATATCTGCAATTTCATAATCTACCTTAAGTACTTCAGTTAAAAATGCCCTTAAAGCATTATGTCTAGTGCGCACTTCTTTTGCAATAGCTCTGCCTTTTTTTGTCAAAGTAATCGTTCCATAAGGCTCTTGTTCAATGTAGCCTTCATCTTTTAGCCCTCCAAGGGATTTGTTTACACTCGCCCGTGAAACATTTAAAGCTCTGGCAACATCTATAGACCTTACATGTTCATCAATCAAAGATAAGTCGTAAATTCTTTCAAGATAGTCTTCTTGAGATGAGGTAATAGTTCCTGCAGTATGTCTTCTTTTATTCATAAGCATATTATACACTATTTTCTTTGATAAAACAAGAAGTTTTTTGTATCATATCATAACAATATTTGTTCTATTTTTATACGGAACTATGTTGATAAAATTAAAAAAAAGTGTACAGGTTATAATATTCTTTTTCCTAATAGGCTTTCCTGCTTTTTCTCATCCTCATATGTGGTTTACAAGCTCTATTGAAGTTGTTTTTTCAGAAAAAAAATTGGCAGGAGCTTATGTAACATGGACTTTTGACAGGTTTTTTAGTGCCGATATAATAAACGGTTATGATTTAAATGGAGACGGCCTTTTTAGTAAGGTTGAAGCCGCCGATGTCTATGAAAATGCCTTTCGTTATACGGAAAATTACTATTATTTTATTTTTATAAGAGAAGGGAATAAACGCACTACACCTGAAAATATTGAAAAATCTTCATTTTCCGTTTGGCAAAAAAACGGCATCGTTAGTTATAGATTTTTTCTTGATTTAAAAGAGTTTAAAAATAGGGAGGTATTTTTAGCTTGCTATGATTATACTTTTTATTGCGACATAACCTATCCCGATAAAAATGCCGTAAAGTTTATTTTTGACCCTAAACTTATACGCCCCTCATATGAAATTATAGAAAATAAAGATTATCCTGTCTATTATAATCCGCTGGGTGCAATTGACGATAATAGAATATATTATAAATGGGCTCCGGGGCTGAACACCTACTATCCTAAAGAAATTAGAATCCGGTTTTAGATAATATTATGAAAACAAAATATATATTTTTTATATTTTTTATTTTTCAATTTTTCTTTTTATATGCAAACCCATTTACCGGCAAAAAAAATTCCCCTTCTCCTGTATACCAGAGCCGGCCTTCCGAAAATATTTTAAAATATCAAAGAGTTTTAAGCCAAAAACTTGGCGATTATATCGCAGATTGGAAAGAAAATCAAAGCTTAAGTATTTTAATCCCAATATTGGGACTTTCTTTTCTTTATGGATTAGTGCATGCTGCAGGCCCCGGTCATCGTAAAAGTATTGTTTTTTCGTTTTATCTTACAAGGGAGGCAAATAAACTAGAACCTCTTTTTACAAGTATCGGCCTTGCCGGAATGCATGGAGGCGCTGCATTGGTCTTGATGCTTATATTTAAAGGCCTATCGGGAGCTATCTTATCCCATTCAAATGATGCAATGGTATATATGGAAGGTATTTCTTTTTTGATATTAATAGTTTTATCCATTTACGGCATAATCGATGCTGTGAGGGATATTTGCATAAAAAAACATTCAAATAATAAAAAGCTTACATTAGGTGCAATATTACTTAGCGGGATTTATCCTTGTCCGGCAGCGATGCTTGTTCTTGTTTTAACTTTAAGCTTAGATGCCTTGGGTTTAGGAGTCCTTTCCGTAATTTCTATGTCGCTTGGCATGAGTATTCCAATAATTATTGCGGCTTATTTGGCTTGGGCCGGAAGAACCGGTCTTTTTTATAGACTAAAAAATAAAGAAAACCTTATGGCCCTAATAGCTTCTATTCTTCAGATAGGAGTATATATTTTTTTATTGTATATTTCGGTCACAACATCCTTGCCTTTTATTCTTAGTTTGTTTAGAATGTTAAAATAAGTTTTAGGGAGTTAATATGAGAAGTATTGGAATTATACATGTTTTATTGTTTGTCTTTTTTGCAGTGATTATGTCAAGCTGTTCGAGTGTTCAAAAAGGGTGGAATACCGACGGCTCTACTATTGAAAAAGACCTTCTTTTATCAAAAAAGAATGGTTTAATGCTTTTTACCGTTTCAGATACGGATCCGCAAAGTAAAGATATTTTAAATAATGTTTTTACCGATACTTTGTTTTCAAATATAAGTAAAGAATTTATGTTTTATAATATAGACATAGTTAAGGATGAAAAATCAGCCGACACTGTTCAATTAGAAAAAAATTATGTTCTTTTTTCCGATTATAATATTACGGAAGTGCCATACCTTTGTCTGATGAATAAGTATGGAGATATTTATCATTCCGCCGTAGTTCCGCAAAATATTAAAACCCCTTCGGATTTTTTAACTTATCTAAGAGGGCTAAAAGAAAAAGGAAAAAATGTTGAAAATTTGAGGGAGGGTCTGACAGCAATAAACGGACCTGATAAAACAAAGGCGATAAAGACTTTTTTTGATCAAGTTTACCTTGTAGATTCCGAAAAATATAGAAGTCTTTTTGAAGACGGCATAAACAATGATCCTCAAAACGAAAGCGGTCTATTAGGCGCCTTTGTAATAGGAAGAATGCAATTAAATATAGAGCCTCTGCTGAAGCAAAAAAAATACAATGAAATTATCGCCGAATTAAATAATGTTTTAGAAACGAAATTGTTAAGTCCTGATGAGGAGCAAGGTGTTTTATGTAATATTGCATATTTTTCTTCTTATCTTCCCAATATTAAGGCTGCACATATAATAAAATACTTAGAAGATGCTCTAAAAAGGGCTCCTGACTCTTTTAGGGCTCAATCTATAAAAGAAGACATTGAATACCTAAAGAGTAAAAATTAAATGCTGATATCAACTAAGCCTGCACGGCTCTCCTGCTTGATAAATGTTTTTGCTGCATAGCTATAATTTGGGCTTATAGCTATTATCTCTTGCCGCAAGTTATCCATACGGGATTCCAATAGCTGCCGGTTTTTTTTGTTTTGGTCTATAACTTGTTCTTGAAGTTTTTCAAGATCAGCTTTAAGTCTTACAACCTCAGAGTCATCTTTATCCGGCATACCGAAACGGTACATCTCCTCTATCGGATCTATAACTTTCTGAATCGTAAAGATATCTCCAATTATAGATTGCTCCAATTCAGTATGATGAACTATTGCATCTATGTTTTCTTCGTGAATACTTCTTTCTTGAGTTTCCAGAACAATGAGGTAATCGCTGAATTTTTTTCGTTGCTCCTGTAAAAGAGCTTTAAACCGTTTTAATACAGCAACCCTTTGGTCAATTTCTTGGCGGCTTAATGAATTTCTCATAATTTTCTCCATTAACCTGCTATGTTTACGCCGACAGATAGGGGTGTTCTTTGAGGTGCCGGCTGGGCTACGATAATTTGCTTCCATACATCATGTAGCTCCTGCATCATAGAGCTTACATCCAATAAGGGCTTATAGTCTTTTTTTAAATTTGCAGTTAAAAGCTGTTGATTAAAATACGAGTAAATAGAAAGAAGATTTGCTGCTATTTCTCCCCCAATATCCATATCCAAAGCAGCCATAAGTTCCGTAAT
Proteins encoded in this window:
- the ftsH gene encoding ATP-dependent zinc metalloprotease FtsH encodes the protein MSKNNDDKNQNDPFNFFNFEPDSDGDNKKSPKKPFFSLWLLAPLVIVLFVLVNQLMILNSSALIPFSEFKDRITSGQIKKVVLGPVYFTGYTSIQDENESSSSVFSFLSVQKNTNEYTTVGIYTSEFINLLDEHHVVYNVKPKERGYFMEVLLQWVIPFGIIFIIWRAIMKRMTRSMGGLGGSFFSPGQTRSAAIDEGKVETRFKDVAGVDEAKEELMEVVDFLKYPQKYTEIGGKIPRGVLLVGPPGTGKTLLARAVAGEAGVPFFRISGSDFVEMFVGVGASRVRDLFRQAREKAPCIIFIDELDAIGKSRHNSYSSNDEREQTLNQLLVEMDGFDNKTGLILLAATNRPDVLDPALLRPGRFDRQVVVDRPDLKGREQILKLHAESVKLDSDADLASIARITAGCSGADLANIINEAALLAVRGKRKKVVMTDLDEAVEKAMIGLQKKSRVIREEERKVIAYHETGHAIIGSFTEGADKVHKVTIVPRGTSTLGYTFHIPEDDKHIVTEKQLLAEIDVLLGGRGAEQVTFGMVSTGAANDLSRATDIARSMIMEYGMSPKFKNVAFGKRGAGYLGNNEPQLVREYAETTQQYIDEEIAKIIDERYEIVLKMLNSKKHLLEKIALTLLEKETIESEEFDAIIAAEKNQDLFKQEDETIDRE
- the gltX gene encoding glutamate--tRNA ligase → MQVKVRYAPSPTGFQHIGGVRTALFNYLFARSKGGKFVLRIEDTDRTRYSEEYEQNLYDTLEWLGLEWDEGGPKGGPCAPYIQSQRFDIYRKYAQELVDKGFAYYCFCDSERLDRIRKIQTMNKMPPGYDRACRNLTDEEIKAKMDEGVPYVIRLKVPLEGSTKFTDALLGDIEWKNEDINPDQILLKSDGFPTYHLANIVDDHLMGITHVMRAQEWLPSTPMHVIMYKAFGWEPPQFCHLPMVMGNDGQKLSKRHGATSCNEFRNKGYLKEAIINYVAMLGCSYEDGRDMYSLLDLEKLFDIKHLNKAPAVFDYKKLEWFNGQYMREKTDEELFALTWPYIANSGLFGKINEEDLKKAGCRFENQTYLKPSQEQKEVLMKVMPLVKERLHLLSEITEMVRFLFEEPAVPPAEEIIPKKLDAKTTKKVLQKAIEVMPKIVGLDDHAGGEVFRAEADAMGIKMGDFMMPVRMTVTGSRISPPLVGSIQILGIEKAVKRIEKAIAERF
- a CDS encoding M23 family metallopeptidase; amino-acid sequence: MSRTRTYKKAENNLVRAFSDFFKICCSAVSKGIMKFINGGRKKLTIMVVPHSQRKVVNFQASIFSIFFVTVLLVGILASFFWFTTESIASARKLANLKEETRKTQASLNVLKNETNDLLKNAKNFQSTLSSTLTSLGLQSIMETGAEADDSSDLSLLFNVQEMAQGTAREVSELKKLSAYLQDTIQPVQEMAKLMDTQTALFSDIPSLWPIKGGIGHITMAFGQNRHPFTGQWYIHTGIDLATGRSGDPIMATADGQVINVETDPGWGNYILIKHKHGFFTRYAHLSSFRVTRGQHVQKGQVIGYVGNTGISTGPHLHYEVHIGSDVVDPMKYLNIKNTGRKK
- a CDS encoding bactofilin family protein, with the translated sequence MADLTDDISINTLIGPGSFVNGSLSIPGFLRVDGDINGDINTPGKVIIAENARVRGNIHAKSITIGGMVQGDVIAPESVVVLSTGLILGSVLTKKIRIDDNVFLHGYCFAVDNQNEFEKAEKEYKNRQGLAASALVHSR
- a CDS encoding YaaR family protein, with product MGNSVDTSSYVSALNTAAPLIAQNSQLQRKQTGKPEGPKSKKQKTFLDTILDAGIQDSEELYYEKKLQGLSPEERKKAVDDILAVLQDDVYSSGANLADNVNTETINKYKKAVKNFVRFAVAHSLDAKAVTSGGLNPLKQRNYVIVKIIDEKIENLAKELLFNQLEKLQILARLDEVKGLLVDLTT
- a CDS encoding PSP1 domain-containing protein — encoded protein: MDYDINENYDIESLEDKDQKPVKRSSNPEDFPHPLYELSLDYSKESFYATAPEHEVFKSGDFVLVPTRYGNDVARLCGIVKTPINACPDEVVTIIRKINPEEEILLNENCKKEKDAAKIFKEKVVLNNLEMKFIGCHFLFDEPKVLFFFSADTRIDFRRLVKDLVAVFKIRVELRQIGVRDESRIVGGLGCCGRPYCCHSVTDKLKPVSIKMAKEQNLSLNSSKISGQCGRLLCCLSYEYDWYTEARKSMPPEGARFFYDGTTFKITEVNLLTHMVSLLGEDGRILSLPAKRMVNSGGKWQVQ
- a CDS encoding metal-dependent transcriptional regulator, producing MNKRRHTAGTITSSQEDYLERIYDLSLIDEHVRSIDVARALNVSRASVNKSLGGLKDEGYIEQEPYGTITLTKKGRAIAKEVRTRHNALRAFLTEVLKVDYEIADIDACEMEHAISKHTADRLYAYLKDLGIASKETSK
- a CDS encoding DUF1007 family protein, whose product is MLIKLKKSVQVIIFFFLIGFPAFSHPHMWFTSSIEVVFSEKKLAGAYVTWTFDRFFSADIINGYDLNGDGLFSKVEAADVYENAFRYTENYYYFIFIREGNKRTTPENIEKSSFSVWQKNGIVSYRFFLDLKEFKNREVFLACYDYTFYCDITYPDKNAVKFIFDPKLIRPSYEIIENKDYPVYYNPLGAIDDNRIYYKWAPGLNTYYPKEIRIRF
- a CDS encoding nickel/cobalt transporter, coding for MKTKYIFFIFFIFQFFFLYANPFTGKKNSPSPVYQSRPSENILKYQRVLSQKLGDYIADWKENQSLSILIPILGLSFLYGLVHAAGPGHRKSIVFSFYLTREANKLEPLFTSIGLAGMHGGAALVLMLIFKGLSGAILSHSNDAMVYMEGISFLILIVLSIYGIIDAVRDICIKKHSNNKKLTLGAILLSGIYPCPAAMLVLVLTLSLDALGLGVLSVISMSLGMSIPIIIAAYLAWAGRTGLFYRLKNKENLMALIASILQIGVYIFLLYISVTTSLPFILSLFRMLK
- a CDS encoding tetratricopeptide repeat protein, whose amino-acid sequence is MRSIGIIHVLLFVFFAVIMSSCSSVQKGWNTDGSTIEKDLLLSKKNGLMLFTVSDTDPQSKDILNNVFTDTLFSNISKEFMFYNIDIVKDEKSADTVQLEKNYVLFSDYNITEVPYLCLMNKYGDIYHSAVVPQNIKTPSDFLTYLRGLKEKGKNVENLREGLTAINGPDKTKAIKTFFDQVYLVDSEKYRSLFEDGINNDPQNESGLLGAFVIGRMQLNIEPLLKQKKYNEIIAELNNVLETKLLSPDEEQGVLCNIAYFSSYLPNIKAAHIIKYLEDALKRAPDSFRAQSIKEDIEYLKSKN
- a CDS encoding flagellar biosynthesis protein FlgN gives rise to the protein MRNSLSRQEIDQRVAVLKRFKALLQEQRKKFSDYLIVLETQERSIHEENIDAIVHHTELEQSIIGDIFTIQKVIDPIEEMYRFGMPDKDDSEVVRLKADLEKLQEQVIDQNKKNRQLLESRMDNLRQEIIAISPNYSYAAKTFIKQESRAGLVDISI
- the fliS gene encoding flagellar export chaperone FliS, which encodes MSYNSQAVAAYKETSVKTASPGSLILMLYTEGIKEINLAISKMNVPKIPAKDIESINNHIIKAQEIITELMAALDMDIGGEIAANLLSIYSYFNQQLLTANLKKDYKPLLDVSSMMQELHDVWKQIIVAQPAPQRTPLSVGVNIAG